From the genome of Pseudarthrobacter sp. NIBRBAC000502772:
GGTCCGGAACGGGCCCAGGGGCGGAGCCTCGTCCACGGCGCCCGGGCGGGGCACATCGGGCAGGTCGGCCAGCTGTGGTGTCTGGTCCACGATGTAGCCGGTGGCCGCAAGCTCCCCGTCCTGGAGGAATGCGGCGACCTTGAAGAACAGCAGCGGAATCTCCACGCCGCGGTACACCGGGTCACTGTCCCCGAAAATGGGTCCGCTGAACACGATCAGCCGCCGGCCGTGGTCGGCGGCATGCTCCAGCAGGTAGGACTCCAACCCGAGCCACAGGTCCAGGCTCTGGTTGAACTTCGAAGCCTGGGGCACGGCGTTCGTGTAGTGGAACGTGTCCTCATTCGCTTGGGCGGCCTCCTGCCGGGTATCACCCCAGACGGCTGAGGCGCGCCGGACCAGGTGTCCCCTATCAAGGTCGTTCCGGGCGTAGAGCTGCTCACCGGTCTGCTGGTCCTCGGCCAACCTTGGATCCAGCTGCCATTGGATCCCGGATCGGTCCAGATCCATCAGCTTCTCCCCGTCGATGCCGAGGGCCGTGACGGCGGCCAGGCGCTTGTCCAGCCGCATGAGCACCGAGAAATGGGTGTAGGGCAGCAGGATCGTTTTCGTGTCGGCCAGAATCGGCACAGGAACCTGTACACCCAGGAAGGTGACGTCGTACCCCGACCGGTTCGACAGATCGCGTGCAGCAGCAGAACCCGGTACCAGCAACAGTTCGTCCATGGCCGGACATTAGCAGTGGAAGATGACGGCGGGATGAATTTCGGTGGACCACAGGGAAACTGCCGTCGGCGTCCCAGCTCAATGCGGCGGGCTGTCGAAGGGCTTAACCAGCGAAAAACCCCGTATCATCGTCGAAAACAACGACAATACGGGGTTTATCCCGAGCTTCCTATCAGAATCGAACTGATGACCTTTTCATTACGAGTGAAACGCTCGGTATTTAATCCATTCGATTTACTACTGATATGGCGGGAAATATGGCTAGATTCCGCGGAATCTAGGGGAGTTGCAAGGGCTCCCGAACTGACCATGCTGGACTGTGCTGGAATAATCATGGGTAAAGTAATGGGTATAGTTGCTTGTAATGGGTGTCCGGACAGGTTAATATGGATGTATCGGACAAGCCGTTACAAGCAGGGGGAACCAAGATGATCGCCACATGCCACACATGCAACTGGGAAAGCCTCACCTACGCGCACAAGGGCTGGGCCGAAAAGTCCGCCGACAAGCACCAGCACATCTACCACCGCGGGCAGTCGAACATCATCGCAATCAAGGATGCGAAGTGACTGAGCAAGAGCCGACCCACACTGACTGGGAATGGGTCAAAGAAGTTCTGGCGGTCAAAGAGCGCGCCGCAATGTTGGAACTCGTCCCGTCGCAGGATGTCAAGTTCCTTCTAGGCGAGTTAGCCAAGTACAAGCGCGGCGCGAAGACGCTCGGGGAGATCATTGAGAAGCAGTGCCGTGATGTCCTCGAAGTCACCGGCCTGCACCACTTAATCAACGAGGACGGCGATGGGGCGTGGGATGTCGTCTGGATGCGCCTGTTCGAGATGCGCGAAGAATTGAAAGACCTGAAGGAATCGACCATCGCACGCGAACGGAAGCGCGGCGACGCGTGGCGGGACCGGGCGCAGGAAATGGATTCCCGGGCGCAGTCGCTTGAGGCCGAACTCCAGGCCGCAAAGCCGCAGCAGATTACAACCGCTGTAGAACTCGCCGCGCTGCCGAGGTTTACCGTGATTCGTTCCGCCGAGGGATCTGTGTTCGAGCGGCAAACGATGTGGCATGAAGCGGGAAGCCGTGACCTCAAGTATTGGACAGACATCGCACTT
Proteins encoded in this window:
- a CDS encoding DNA/RNA non-specific endonuclease; translation: MDELLLVPGSAAARDLSNRSGYDVTFLGVQVPVPILADTKTILLPYTHFSVLMRLDKRLAAVTALGIDGEKLMDLDRSGIQWQLDPRLAEDQQTGEQLYARNDLDRGHLVRRASAVWGDTRQEAAQANEDTFHYTNAVPQASKFNQSLDLWLGLESYLLEHAADHGRRLIVFSGPIFGDSDPVYRGVEIPLLFFKVAAFLQDGELAATGYIVDQTPQLADLPDVPRPGAVDEAPPLGPFRTFQVPVRDIAAVTGLDLDQLVAVDRMPIAAELPTARVKSTWRTLVSPEDLDLDFDLNGD